A window from Culex pipiens pallens isolate TS chromosome 3, TS_CPP_V2, whole genome shotgun sequence encodes these proteins:
- the LOC120422714 gene encoding E3 ubiquitin-protein ligase COP1-like: MTTRRQLSDVQSSSSSGGGVGGGGGGGGCLSDSLMSSSGKKRITALNGIPTSIDDKSNDFLCPICFDVITEAHITKCGHTFCHHCIIKSIEVTKKCPKCNYTLTSHDSIVPNYLLNDLITKFKLKKKGTDSSNTASGDSADTLKHFLASESKKLSLSDVNVMLEILNQRKLLLEAESCAAQNRLLHEFLKHLLQQKEQQQLQVANEIALIKNDITDVEKILKEVQSSCPTVEEVENSVKDEKDEHVVAIKKEIIQIIDKIDTITVPSNRSESSNEGFNLYKNDPSSSSFMARKQRMYQHFDDFVQCYFAARSEELYFGKDRSLSSGSLGTSTPTRSIDTTRSTKSLDTFRENLIKFSKYSALRPLATLNYSCESNYVSTIVSSIEFDKDSEYFAIAGVTKRIKIFDYYSAIRDASVDINYPINEMVCNSKISCVIWNNYFKEILASSDYEGIVSVWDVSTKTRTKAFEEHDKRCWCVDFNEVDTRLLASGSDDARVKLWSLNVDHSVATIEARANVCCVKFNPKSSCHLAFGSADHCVHYYDLRNIKEPLCVFRGHKKAVSYVKFLNTTEIVSAGTDGQLKLWNINSPPYCLRSFTGHINEKNFAGLATNNDYLACGSEDNSLCVYYKGLSKQLFNLKFSNNSTRSISDTERSSEGNDFVSAVCWRKQSNIIIAGNSEGIIKILEIV; this comes from the coding sequence ATGACAACCCGCAGGCAGCTGTCGGATGTGCAGTCCTCGTCGTCCAGTGGCGGTGGCGTCGGAGGCGGCGGTGGAGGTGGTGGCTGTCTAAGTGACTCGCTAATGTCTTCCTCGGGTAAGAAACGCATTACGGCCCTGAATGGCATTCCCACCAGCATCGACGACAAGAGCAACGACTTTTTGTGTCCGATTTGCTTCGACGTCATCACCGAGGCACACATAACCAAGTGCGGCCACACGTTCTGCCATCACTGCATCATCAAGTCGATAGAGGTCACGAAAAAGTGTCCCAAGTGCAACTACACGCTAACCTCGCACGATTCCATTGTGCCGAACTATTTGCTCAACGACCTCATCACCAAGTTCAAACTGAAGAAAAAAGGAACCGACTCGAGCAACACCGCGTCCGGGGATTCGGCGGACACGCTGAAGCACTTTCTAGCATCCGAATCGAAGAAACTGTCGCTGTCGGACGTGAACGTGATGCTCGAGATACTGAACCAGCGGAAGTTGCTGctggaggcggagtcttgtgcTGCTCAAAACCGGTTATTGCACGAGTTTCTCAAACATCTGCTGCAGCAAAAGGAGCAACAGCAGCTGCAGGTCGCCAATGAAATCGCGTTGATCAAGAACGACATCACGGACGTGGAGAAGATCCTGAAGGAAGTCCAGAGCAGCTGTCCCACGGTGGAAGAGGTGGAAAACAGCGTCAAAGACGAAAAGGACGAGCACGTTGTCGCGATCAAGAAGGAGATTATACAAATTATCGACAAGATCGACACCATAACCGTCCCATCGAATCGCAGCGAATCTTCCAACGAGGGTTTCAACCTGTACAAAAACGACCCCAGCTCGTCGTCCTTTATGGCGCGGAAGCAGCGAATGTACCAGCACTTTGATGACTTTGTCCAGTGCTACTTTGCGGCCAGAAGTGAAGAGCTTTACTTTGGCAAGGATCGATCGCTCAGTTCCGGTTCGCTGGGCACCTCAACGCCGACACGTTCCATCGATACCACACGATCAACGAAATCGCTCGACACGTTTCGGGAAAATCTCATCAAATTTTCCAAGTACAGCGCGTTGAGACCGTTGGCCACGCTGAACTACTCGTGCGAATCAAACTACGTCTCGACGATCGTGTCCAGTATTGAGTTCGACAAGGACAGCGAATATTTCGCCATCGCCGGCGTCACGAAACGGATCAAGATCTTCGACTATTACAGCGCCATCCGGGACGCTTCGGTCGACATCAACTACCCTATCAACGAAATGGTTTGCAATAGCAAAATTTCGTGCGTGATATGGAACAACTATTTCAAGGAGATTCTCGCGTCCAGCGACTACGAGGGCATCGTGTCCGTTTGGGACGTCAGCACCAAAACTCGAACGAAGGCCTTCGAAGAGCACGACAAGCGATGCTGGTGCGTTGATTTCAACGAAGTGGACACGCGACTGCTGGCGTCCGGTTCGGATGACGCACGCGTAAAGCTGTGGTCACTCAACGTGGACCATTCGGTCGCGACCATCGAGGCCCGGGCGAACGTTTGCTGTGTCAAGTTTAACCCGAAGAGTTCGTGCCACCTGGCGTTCGGTTCGGCCGACCATTGCGTCCACTACTACGACCTGCGTAACATCAAAGAACCTCTGTGCGTCTTCCGTGGCCACAAGAAGGCCGTTTCGTACGTTAAATTTCTCAACACCACGGAAATTGTCTCCGCCGGAACGGACGGCCAGCTCAAGCTGTGGAACATAAACTCACCGCCGTACTGTCTGCGCTCGTTCACCGGCCACATAAACGAGAAAAACTTTGCCGGACTTGCGACCAACAACGATTACCTTGCGTGCGGCAGCGAGGACAACTCGCTTTGCGTGTACTACAAGGGACTGTCGAAGCAGTTGTTCAACCTTAAGTTCTCCAACAATTCCACCCGCTCCATCTCGGACACCGAGCGAAGCTCCGAGGGAAACGACTTCGTGTCGGCAGTGTGTTGGCGGAAACAAAGCAATATTATAATTGCGGGAAATAGTGAGGGTATTATAAAGATCCTGGAAATTgtgtaa